The genomic segment GGGACAATCAACCACGACCAGTCTGTGGCCAAGTCAAGAGGGTGGGTCTACCTACAGGATGATCCGGAGCAATTCTTCAAAGACGAAAGCCGCATATCGCGAGTAGCCAACACGACGGAATACCTAGTCTGGGAGACCCCAAGATTACAGGATGTGCAAGTTACAGCTTATGCAAGAGGCGAACAGATTGATCGTATCTTGTCCCTAGCGATCTCCAACGACGGGGACACTTGGCAGGAGGTGCCCTATACGGTAGTTCGAACAGACGCTGCTGGGCAGTGGCTAAAGTTAGTGCTATCTGTAAGTATGGACAATGGCCTGGACGTGAAATACTGCAAATTGACGATCATGGCGGGTGAATCTGCGCCAGATGATATTCAGATTGGTGAGGTACTGTTGCGAGGGCGAAACTAGATGGCCTAGTGGGCCGTCCGAAAATAAGCAAGGAGGAGAGAAATATCATGCGTAAACACAGTCTCACATTAGTAGCATTGTTGGTATGTCTAGTATTTGCAGGGTGTCTTACTAAGAAAGAAGAGCCGGTAGTAGTAACTCTGCCCTTTACTCTGGATCTAAGTAAGACGGCTGAGGGCAGTATTCCTAAGGAAATGTTAGTCCATACTGGTGATTGGCGCGTGGTGGAGGATACACTGGAATGCAACTTCCCTCCTGTCGCGGGAGACGGGAATGGTGGATTCATCCATTTCCGGGGACTCGACGTTGCTGATTTCGATCTGAAAGTGACCATTAACTTCCAGGAAGTCGATAGCAACAAACGGTTTGCAGGCCTACTTTTTAGAGCAGACCCTAACGTTAACCTACCGCGACATAAATACCTATTACGCCAAGGCGCAACGGCAAGCAACGGCGTCGGTCTTCTGTTCCGAGGTCCAGACGTAAAAGGCGATTGGATTAAGACAAGTGCGCTTTCTCATGATTTTGAGCTTGGTACCCCCTATGATTTGCGGTTGGTGGCTTATGGGAATAGGGTTAAGCTCTTAGTTGATGATGTACTTATACAGGATGTGGAGACGGATAAGTGGTACAACGAAACGGGTGCTATTGGCTTTGCGGTCTTTGGTGGCCGGATCCGCTTTAGTGATATTAGTATAGATAACGTCACTGCTGAAGCATTTGATGCCATCGGAGCTTTGTAGACTTAGTAGATAAGGGGTGCCTTGCTCCTAAGGCACCTCCACTCTAGTGTTATATACTGGCCATTGATTTACCAATGGCCAAGGTAAAGGTCACCGGTGTCGTCTCGCCACACCAACTTTATGCTTGTTGACCAAAGGTTGATTCTTATAGTAGAATGTAGAAGACTTATTACATTTGTTGGTGTAAGTAAGTCTTCCGGACCGGGTCTTGGGTATCTGGTTAGGACGATTACATGAAATGAGTGGGTGTGAGACGACATGAGTGTTCCGATTTTACCTTTCGAGATCAAAGATCCGAGACGATCCCTGGTACTACGATTGATCAAAGAGTTTGGACCAATATCCCGGGGGGAGATTGCTGAACGTACTGGATTTATCTCCTCGACGGTTGCAAACATTACCAATGATCTGATCGAGGCCGGTCTAGTCAAGGAAGGAAGGCAAGGACCGAGCCAAGGGGGTCGGCGTCCGATGTTGCTAGAACTAAACGGTGACTGTGCCTACGTTATCGGAGTCAACGTAGGTTACAGCAATATCGTGGCTATACTTGCCAATGCAGGGGGTACCGTCATCAGACGGGCGGTTGTCCCCACAGAGCCTTGGCGGGGGAGTGATGCGGTACTCCAATCCATTGCTTCCGCCATCAAGGAGCTTTTCACCGATACTGTAATATCGGTGCAGAAGGTGAGAGGAATTGGTGTTGGTGTTCCGGGCCTTGTCGATCCGAGGGGCGGTATCTCCATTTTTTCCCCTAACCTGGAGTGGCGGAATGTATATGTAGCAGATAAACTCAGTCGCCTCGTGGGAATTCCCGTGATCGTGGACAACGATGTGCGGATGGCTACCCTCGGTGAATGGAGGTATGGCGCAGGGGAAGGATCAAATGACTTTATTGCCCTCTTTGTTGGGTCCGCAGTGGGATGCGGTTTGGTCCTGAACAGTAAACTTCATTATGGTGTATGTAGTACCGCTGGTGAAATTGGGCATACGATCGTGGAACCGGACGGTCCCCATTGTAGTTGTGGTAGAGATGGATGCCTGGAAGCCGTAGCTTCAGGTCGTGCTATTGCTGCATCGGCCACCGCAGGACTCAAACTGGGCATTAACTCATCTTTGGCTAAGGCGGTGGGCGATGATATGGGTGCTGTAACCGCAGCACTCGTTGCGGAGCATGCCGCGGCGGGGGATCCTTTCTGCAGCGAATTAATGAAGAAAACTGGTTCGTATCTAGGTTCAGCCATCGCGGCCTTGGTTAATACGATTAATCCAGAGATTGTCGCGATTGGTGGCGGTGTCTCCCGGGCAGGCAATCTGCTCTTTCAACCGATTAAGGACAGCTATCGGGAAAGAGCCATCCAACATATTGCTGATTCAGTGCGGATTATCCCTGCCGAATTGGGGAAAGATGCAGGTCCCCGGGGTGCGGCTGCCTTGGTTATTGACCGGTTAATGATGTGGGATGTCTATGAAGCCACGGTTAATGCTTAGGTCGAAATGTATTGTAGATGAAAGGGGTTTCAATGTTGAGTAACGTGTTGAGAAATGAATACCCTCGTCCGGATAGGGTACGTAAAGAATGGTTAAGTCTGAA from the Limnochordia bacterium genome contains:
- a CDS encoding ROK family transcriptional regulator, whose protein sequence is MSVPILPFEIKDPRRSLVLRLIKEFGPISRGEIAERTGFISSTVANITNDLIEAGLVKEGRQGPSQGGRRPMLLELNGDCAYVIGVNVGYSNIVAILANAGGTVIRRAVVPTEPWRGSDAVLQSIASAIKELFTDTVISVQKVRGIGVGVPGLVDPRGGISIFSPNLEWRNVYVADKLSRLVGIPVIVDNDVRMATLGEWRYGAGEGSNDFIALFVGSAVGCGLVLNSKLHYGVCSTAGEIGHTIVEPDGPHCSCGRDGCLEAVASGRAIAASATAGLKLGINSSLAKAVGDDMGAVTAALVAEHAAAGDPFCSELMKKTGSYLGSAIAALVNTINPEIVAIGGGVSRAGNLLFQPIKDSYRERAIQHIADSVRIIPAELGKDAGPRGAAALVIDRLMMWDVYEATVNA
- a CDS encoding DUF1080 domain-containing protein, which translates into the protein MRKHSLTLVALLVCLVFAGCLTKKEEPVVVTLPFTLDLSKTAEGSIPKEMLVHTGDWRVVEDTLECNFPPVAGDGNGGFIHFRGLDVADFDLKVTINFQEVDSNKRFAGLLFRADPNVNLPRHKYLLRQGATASNGVGLLFRGPDVKGDWIKTSALSHDFELGTPYDLRLVAYGNRVKLLVDDVLIQDVETDKWYNETGAIGFAVFGGRIRFSDISIDNVTAEAFDAIGAL